ATTCTCTGACACAAAGGTCGTGTGATTAGAATTTCTCACCCCATAACTTTAGTAAGGTAAAATTCTAAAGGTGAGTTAGGAATTTTTCCTTTAGCTATTCTTCAAACCATCCACTTAGGGAACATACTGCTACAAAGGAAAAGGCTCATGGAATGGCACACAGTTGAGACAGCTGCATGTGGATGGTGCGTGTTTTATCTTTTCTaccatgacttttaaaaaattcatacatATCACCATTTGGATATTACCTCTTGGTGTTTACGACAGGCCACCCGAAGATGGGCTACAATggtatattgaatatagtcagtGAAATTTACTTGGAAACAGcggatgaaataaaattatattcaaaaatCACCCTCTGCCCCATTAtgggaaaggaaataaatctctcataTGACAGTATTCTCCACATACCAGGAGAATAGTAAGCACCCTTATCACCAGATTTGGGAATTCTACGCTAAGGAAGCTATATAAACAAACTTCGTGCCTTCTTCCTAAATTGCTACTGCAAGcacaaatgctttttctctttttttcaaaacaactttACAAATAATTGTTTCTCTCTCTATAAATGATATATAAGTGGCTGCTTTAGGCTCTTTAAAAATCTCATGTCTATGAGACCTCctcatataaattaaatttttttccttgtttatctgtCCTGTGTCAATCTAATTTTTAAGCCAGCTGAAAGAACACTAAGAAGGGTCAAGGGAAACTTTCCCTCTTCCCCAGTGGTGGTTGTATTTGGCGGGATTCTAGCTGGagcccactcccttccccttAAGACTGCAGAAATGGGAGGTACTGTGACCAAAGACTCAGTCTGGGAGAAGGTAAAAGTTCTTTACAGGCTAGCCTTTTGGGACTCTTTCTGCAAAATCCAGTGGAAATGAAAGTGATAAGAAAGTGATAAGCCCTTTTTCTCTATAAGCTCAGATTAGCAGGAGAACACATGGGTGGAATTGTTCCTTTGTTACAGCAACTATAATAAAAGTAAGGGGAGAAggaccaagatggcggagtagaaggatgctcatagctcCTAGCTCACCCTCTCCTACAAATACACGAAGACTGAAATCCACACACCCACCCATCCAATCAGACCACCTGCTGAACAGTGACAGAATATCgctttcttcaaaagacaaaatacagcacaaatctggtaggagaaaggaaaaaagaaagaagaaaatggaaaatagtgCAGGACCGGTCCTGTGGGAAGGAAGTGtcaaaggaggaatagcgctcaATGGCTGGGTCTCCCTCTCTCCAACGGAGAGGTGAGCAGAAAGCAGGGGGAACCTCCGAGGCTCCGATCTGAACAGAATaacccttgaccaacagaactgttATTAAagaggcacaaagggtccctgtgaccCGCAGCTCTAGATGCGACCCGCAGCCCTAGACGCGAACCAACAGCAGTGCGACAGGACAGGCTGCGCGATGGGGCGCAGGACTCGGGCCGACTGTGCAGATGCAGCCCGGGGGGACTGCACTGTGCTGTgcgctgtggctgggagggtgtACAGATcagaacagcctgggtcccccaaaaacacaaaagaaaaaaggaaagcaacactgctggtgtgccctggggggaggggcgccgtaacctttgtctcctcagacccgcgGCGCCATTACTGGCGCGTCCTGGGGAGAAGAGCCGTGGGGTGCACACCCAGCCGCCAGTCTCCTCTGGCGCGCAGTGCCCGGCCTGAGGCGGGGTGCAAACCTGGATCCGTACCTTGGGGCTCCGCAACCTCGTAGACTGGACTGAGGTTtgttacagccccaggcagaggggactgtTCTTCCCGGGGGGTCTCTGTGACCTCTGGCTCGAGGACAGAAGAACCAGGAACGGAGCTgcggcacagagcaggggcgagGGCTCGGGCGGCCATTAGCTCCGAGCCTTCCTGCGGAGCGCGGACCTGGGGCGGCGCGGGTAGCGGCCCCGCGCCGGGGAGCGACTGCCCACCTACCGTGCAGCGCGGCGCCTTCGGGACACGGCGTCAGGCGGGGGGCGCGGCCCGCCCGCTGACTGGCACTTGGAGCAGCACGGACCCGCGGCGCGACTCGAGGGCCGATGGGAAGCCAGCGAGCGGAGTCTGCGCAGCAGGGCGAGGGCAGGAGCGGCGCCAACCACAGCACAGAATGGAGGCTGCGCTCAATCCCCAGCGCGGGCTCCGCCCAACACAGCACGGCCACAGCCCCAGCAAAGGGATGACAGACAAAAGGCACAGAAACCATACTTAAGAAGCATCTCTTGGCAAAATTATTAAGAGCGTACAGTCTCCAGGGGAACAcatccactttttttcttttcttttttcttttttagtttttaatttttctcttaattttttattttttaatttcttatatcccttttaaatttttcttttaaaatattttttattaattttttaaaattttgtcttaatttgatttttatttctctttgttttgttcttatgtTATagattatactgttttcaaatctttttacttctaatttgtaaaaaaatttgtttcaacttggtttttatttctttgttttgtttttctgtattgatTATAGTctgttttcaaatccttttttcttcttttaaattttttttagttttatttctgcatccgctttagataaataaataagtaaataaataaaacaaacaccttcaggaccacagtagataactgatactccataaccCATAGTGCCCGAGATATGTAAgtaaagaagcagaggaaccactcccaattaaaagaataagagaaatcccctgaaagaacgatcaatgaaatagaccttgatagtctactagatcatgatttcaaaaaagaaatgatcaaagtactgaaggaacttaaGGAAATTGTGAATAGAGACCgaatatgtcaaaaaggaaattgaaatcatgaagaggagccaattaaaattggaaaactaatttgctgagatgagagctgagctAACGGCTGTAAAAAGCAGgatagataatgcagaggaatgaacaagtgacttagaagacagaaCAACACAAGTCACCCAACCATAACAGTGGAAAGAAAAACTACTAAAAACCAATTAAGACAattaagggacctatgggataatataaagtgtggcAACCAATGCATaataagggtcccagaaggagaagagagagcaaaGGGGATGGAAaagctatttaaagaaataatgactgaaaatttcccaaacctaaagaaggaatcagatatccaaggacaggaagcacagaggatcccaaacaataagaacccaaacagacttaCACTAAGAAATGTTATAATCACGATGGCcagggttaaggataaagaaatgattctaacagcagcaagaggaaaaagaagagttagttacaagggaaaccccataaggctttcagctgatttctctacacaaacactgcaagccagaagggagtggaaagatatattcaaattcttgaatgaaaaaaagagatgcaacctaggatactttatccagctaGGCtctcatttagaatagaaggagagataaagaacttcacagacatggatgctcctggagaatgtcattctaagtgaagtaagccagaaagagaaagaaaaataccatatgagatcgctcatatgtggaatctaaaaaacaaaaacaaaaacaaacaaataaaaacaaagcataaatacaggacagaaatagactgatagacagaatacagacttgtggttgccaggggggtggagggtgggaagggatagactgggatttcaaaattgtagaatagataaacaagattacactgtatagcacaaggaaatatacacaaaatgttatgataactcacagagaaaaaaatgtgacaatgagtgtgtatatgtccatgaatgactgaaacattgtgctgaacactggaatttgacacaacattgtaaaatgattataaatcaataaaaaatgttaaaaaagaaagaacttcacagacaagcaaaaactaaaagactttagcaacactaaacctatgctaaaagaaatattgaaaggtctactctagaaaagaagcaggatgctacagaaaggagaaaaccataattggaaaggtgataactataATGagttacaacagaataaacatgaaactgtaaaagaggacatctaaatcattaagggtggaggagggaagcaagaaaatatagaattttttctttcctttttttttttttttttttttgttctcagtaggatgggtatgagcttatattactatcatttaaaacaaacaggTATAGTAATAGGTTAATATACATAccaaacagggtaaccacaaaccaaaagcTTACACTAGagtcaaaaaaactaaaaagaaaccaagatactacaaaggaaaattatcaaatcacaaaaagagaaagaaaagaataaagaggaaataccaagtcaactgcaaaactaagttcaaaatggcaataaacacatatctatcaataattaccataaatgtcaatggactaagtgctccaataaaagacatagagtggcatactggataataaaacaagaacctaccaTATGCTGCATAAAAGAGACCCACTTTacggagaaggacacacatagactgagagtgagaggatggaaaaagatattccatgcaaatgaaaatgataagaaagcaggAGTaacaatactgatttcagacaaaataggctttaaaacaaaggcaataaagaaagataaacaaggacattatataatgattaaaggagcaatacaagatgaagatattacactcgttaacatATATcatccaatataggagcacctaaatacataaagcaaatactaacagatataaagggagaaattgatgggaacacaatcatagtaggagactttaacactccattaacatcactggacagatcttcaagacagaaaattaataaggaaacagagaaatgaaatgaaacaatagGACAGTTAGACTTGGTTGataatttcagaacattacatccccccaaaatagagtatacattctttccaagtgcacacGGAGCATTTTCTAGGCTATGttatgtacttgggcacaaaagaagcctcaacaaatttaagaggatagaaatgatttcaagcaccttttctgaccacaatgccatgaaactagaaatcaactacagaaaaacaaaaaccagcatggagattaaacaacatgctactaaaaaattAATGgttcaacaatgaaatcaaagaagaaatttaaaaatactttgaggcAAATAACAAtgatggaaagatatctcatgttcttggattgaaagaattaatattgttaaaatggccatactacccaaagaaatctattgatttaatgcaatccctataaaattacccagggcatttttcacagaactagaacaaataatcctaaaatttttatgcaatcacagaagacccagaattgacacagcaatattgaagaaaaagaatgaagctggaggaataaccctcccagacttcagacaatgctacagagctgcagtaattaaaacagcatgctactggtacaaaaacagacatatggatcaatggaacagaatagagagcctagaaataaatccacagacttttggtcagttaatctttgacaaaagaggcaagaatatataatggtatagagtctcttcagcaaatggtgttgggaaaactggacagctgcatttaaatcagtgaagttagaatgctccctcacaccatacacaaaaataaactcaaaatggcttaaagacttaaacataagacaagacactataaacctcttagaagaaaacataggcaaaatattgtCCGACATAAATCTTaccaatgttctcctaaggcagtctacccagccaatagaaataaaagcagaaattttaaaatgatgcctaattaaacttacaagcttttgcacagcagaggaaaccataagcaaaacaaaaagacaacctacagaatgggagaaaatatttgcaaaagatgagactgacaagggcttaatttccagaatatataaacagctcatacaacgtaataagaaaaaaacaaaaaacccaatccaaaaatgggcagaagacctaaataagcaattctccaatgaagacatataaatggccaatagatacatgaaaaaatgctcaatatcgctcattatcagagaaatgcaaataaaaaatacagcgAGGTATCatcacacaccagtcagaatggccatcattaaaaagtccacaaatgataaatgctggagagggtgtggagaagaggaaaccctcctacactgttggtggaaatgtagtttggtgcagttgttatggaaaatgatatggagattcctcaaaagactgaaaataaacttaccacatgatccagcaatcccactcttgggcatatatccagagagaactttaatttgaaaacatacatggaccccaatgttcatagcaacactatatacaatagccaagacatggaagcaactaattgtccatcaacagatgattggataaagaagttgtggtttatttacacagtggaatactactcagccataaaaaagaataaaataatgtcatttgcagcaacatggatggacctggagattgtcattctaagtgaaggaagccagaaagagaaagaaaaataccatatgatattatttatatgtggaatctaataaaaaaggcaataaacttatttacaaaacagaaacagactcacagacgtagaaaataaacttacagttacctaGAGTGGAGggtatgggaagggataaattgggagttcaagatttgcagatattaactactatatatgatatagataaacaacaagtttatactgtatagtacagggagcTGTATCTAaaattttgtagtaacctataatgagaaagaatatgaaaatgaatatatgtgtgtatatgtatgactgaactattatgctgtacaccagaaactgacacaacattgtaaactgactatacttcaatataaaattaattaataaaaaaaaaagaaagaagtctgaGAAATGTTAGATATGGGTGAAGACTCCATGCATCCAAATGaatcttctctctctttactATTCTGACTCGGGTCATGTTTGATGAGGTACATCTGGGCATCAAGATGCAGGAGTAAGTTTTAGGAGAGAGGTTATCTACGTTCTTGTACATACCAAAGGATGGAGATTGAATGAAGATGGATGTGACTAGTGCTGAATATTTCCTAGAGTCTTTTCCTGCTGCTTAGTGTCCTGGTGTCACATCAGGTCCCTGAGCCATCATCCCCACCCAATACATGCTCATCCCTACCCTccaatacacagacacacagacacacacagacacagacacacagagacacacacacacacacacacactaccaccTCCATGAGGATATCAGTCTTCTTTTTTGATGCTGGTTCTGAGATGGGTGTATCTGACCCTTCCTTTCTTCAGGTAAAGTAACTCCCCAACCTGAACTCTCTCCTAAGTAAGCACCCAACCCACTGAGGAATTTCCTGTTAATTTCAATTATAAATGATACCATCTAAAAccaatcatatttttaaaaataaaatgatataaagttctggtaatgtttttaaaatctacagTAAGCAGTTTTTCCAGATATTCACTGAAATCTAAGTTCTTGTACTTTCTCCTTCGTTTATTAAATCATCCTTTAATTCTTCTCTTGAGAGCCAATCCTACACAATCTCTTCTTTCCCAAGTCTTCCTCTCTTTTCAGGAGATAAGCCCCTACTTTAAGTATTTCATGCACCATTATTTCCATCCCAAAACCCCACTTAGGAGGTTAAGCAGGCTAAGaacagatggcaaaatttcaaaTGGCAGCCCTGTGGGGTCTCAAAGACAAAGGAGGCATGCCAAGGTGTTAATATTGTGATCCACATGGAACGTCACCTCTGACTTCCTCTCTCAGTTGAGTAATTGAGGGACGTTTTGAATCACTCAGTGACTCTGGCATGGTACAGGGACTCAAGATCTCCAATGATCAATTAGCCACTGCCATGGGTGGTCTCCAAGGAGACCAGAGGGTGTAGGTTCCCATGGAGATGGCATTTGCCTCCAGCATTACCTTGCAAACACAATGACTGTACGTGCCCAACTGTTCCAGTGGTCTCTTAAAATTACCTAGCTATGGGATGTGTCCCCCTTAATGCAATTGAGAGGCTATTTTTCTGCATGCCAAATAAGAGAATAACACAttaatcacaaaataattttattaaattctgtcCTGCTAGTTCAAataatcctcttttttttccattaggtTAATTCATATATTTGAATAGTTTGAAACTTGATATAGCAGGATTGTCATATGCCCAACATTTAGGAGAAAAACTATGTGCTCCATGCAGACTGTTGGTTCATTCCTTGagctactaaatataaaaatttggaTTCTTAGGTAGTAGCTAGGTGGGTGGGATTTGAAATATGATGGGccagattcaaatcctggccctcCATTGAATACCTAAATAAATTGAATGATGTCACACAAAGTAATAATCTAAACTTTAGTCTCTTGATCAGTAAAACTGATAAGGGGGAGTAATGCCTGTACTTTatgctgtaagaattaaatatgacATTGTATtgatacattttatgtatatcaTATAACATGGTGCTTGAACtgtaataaattctaaaaaatgagAACTATGATTATAGGATATATTGGCTTTAtgcagggaaaaaatattttctctagctAAAGAATGTGTAACTCAGAAGAATTCAGAACCCTGACTGGAATAGACTAAAGCAAAATCATGAAGTATGTTAAGCTCGCCTTTGATTCTCTCCCATCAACCTTTTGTGGCAGCCTCTATCTTTCCTATTAAAAATTCACTCCTAAAAAGGAGAGTTGGCAGGGTGTAGCAGCAAGGGCTGGATTTAGGACGGCAGAAATGTGGATCTCAACCTCACTTCATATGTGAACTTGGAAAAGTTAGACGTGAACTTTGGGAATATTGGTTTCACCGTAGATAAACAGAGACTACTACGAAACTCTCACAGTGATGCTGTGATGATTAATGGCAATTTATgcaaaagagttttaaaaagatgaaacaaatacTAGTTTCTATTATTGGAACAAAAGATGATTGACTCAATGTGAAAAATCACTGAGACGGTCAAAGTTTATCAGCAAGGATATCTGCCCTTTGACATGAAAGCATCATTTGAGTATACAGGATGGGAGGGCAGTGCTGGAACTTCGAGTGTCCACTGCCTCTCCCCCTTGCCCTAGAGTCTCCTGACCTGCCCGCCACTGCCTACCACAGgaacctctttttctttctttttttttttgtcagtccCTCTTATCCCTTCTTTCCTGTATCACTTCCTCTTGGCTCATTATTTTTATGCACATTTCTTCTCTGCAATGGAAAATATCTTGTCCCTGACGCCAATTAGCATGACCGAGACCCTTGGTGCTGATGACACGATGAGGCTTCCCATTACTCAGTGGTGTCCTAATGATTTTGCCTCCTTCAAACAGGTGAATGACATCTGTGTCAGAGAATATACATGCTCCACGAAGTACCTCTGTTCATGACCGCTTTATTTGTTCCAAGTTTATAGAATGGTAACCATCAAAAGAGACCTTAGAAATGGCCCTGAGATGTGAGGGGACATGTCCAGGGTCACAGCTGATTAGAAGAGCAGTGGTGAACTTGCGCCTTCGCCCTTTGAGCACAGAGCCATCTACATTGCAGCACGTTGGAAATCACTGACTTTGGAAAAGTTGTTGTCATTGCAGTCAAGTCTTTTTTCACTCACAGACTTGCTGAGAACCCGGCCCCACTCTCCACAAGTGGCCACAGTACATCTTTTCCCCAACTTCATTCCTTTGGAAAGTTCTGATACAAATCATACTCCCCTTCtacacaataataataaatattgatcTGGAAAGAGTTCTGAGAGATCACGActtcaactggaaaacaaggaagGCATTAAAACTATAACCTCTGGAGGACTATTTCCCATTGACCAACTCCCCTCCAAGGAAGAGGATGGGCCCCATGATCTGAGAGCCATGACAGACAATTGTATTGGTCCTCCTTTCCTGTCCTACCCTGAGTATCTGCCTCTCCTTAGTACCTTCCTCAGAGCCCTCTTCACATCCTTGTTCCTTAGGGTATAAATCAGAGGATTGAACATGGGAGTAATTATGGTATAAAAAAGGGCAACAAATTTTCCCTCACTCTCAGAATAACTGTGCATGGGTTGGAGGTATGTATGGATGGCTGAGCCATAAAAAAGGGAAACCACCAGGAGGTGGGAGCCACAAGTTCTGAAAGCCTTTCTTCTCCCAGGCATTGATTGACCCTCAGCAGCGCCTGAACAATATATACATAAGAGCCCAGAGTTCGTGCTGCTGGAACAACCAAGACTATGGCTCGAGCCACAAACATCTTGGCCTCTGCCCCTTTTGTGTCCCCGCAAGCCAGCTTCAGAAGTACAGGCAACTCACAGAAGAAGTGGTTCAGGAGCTGGAGGCCACAGAGAGGCATGACCGTCACGAGGCCTGTCTGAATCAGAGGGTTCATGAAGCTCCCAAGCTAGTAAATAGCCAGGGTCTTGCAGAGAAGAGGGTGCATGATGGCTGCTGTAGTGGAGAGGATGACAGACAGCAGCCCAGCGGTCCAAGGCCATCACCACAAGGAGCACACACTCAGGGGCTCCCAGAGCAAGGCAGATGGAAAGCTGGGCCACACACCCTCTATAGGTGATGGTCCGGTCGGGTCCATGAAGGTTGACCAGAAGCTGGGGCACAGTGCTGGTGGTATAGCAGAGGTCAAGGAAGGAGAGgtggcagagaaagaaatacacaggCATGTGCAGCTGAGGTTCCAGGAGGGAGAgactgatggtggtggtgttgcCAAAGAGAGTTAGGGAGTAGAAAATCGAAATAAAGTCAAAAAAATTGTCTCCAGCTGAGGCCAATCTGAGAAGCCCATTAAAATGAAGCTTTCCCCAAAACTGGTGCTGAAACTTCCCATAGCTTTTCACCTGTTCAAATAGCAGAAGACAACTTAATGCTTAATGCTTATGGaaaacaaggatttaaaaaattttcacaaTTGTCCCTGTATACTCTTAAgtcctttattttattatctatttttcttttaagctccATTCTGTCCAAACTCCTACTCTTTAGAGTGAAGATCACTAAATGAGGGATGCTGTGACTTCCATTTCATTTGAACTGCAGTCCTGTTTCCTGCTGGTGACTTCAGCCAGGCCACTCAGTCCTTTGGATCTGATGTCTCTTGTCTGCAAGTAGAGGACACCTACTCCCTCCCTCACAGCATTGAGGTTAGGATGAAATTCAGTGATGTGGAAACTGcttttaatggaatattactcagccataaaaacagacaatgtaacgccatttgcagcaacatagatgctcctggagaatgtcattctaagtgaagtaagccagaaagagaaagaaatataccatatgagatcgctcatatgtggaatctagaaaaaaaaaaaaccagaaacaaagcataaatacaaaacagaaatagactcacagacacagaatacaaacttgtggttgccaagggggcggggggtgggaagggatagactgggatttcaaaattgtagaatagataagcaagattatactgtatagcacagggaaatatatacaagatcttacggtagctcacagagaaaaaaatatgacaatgaatatatatatgttcatgtatgactgaaaaattgtgctctacactggaatttgatacaacattgtaaaatgattataaatcaataaaaaatgttaaaaaaaaaaaaaagaatctaaggTGCAGCGAGGTAGTATGAGTATTCCATGCTGTTCTCTTTTGCTCCTTTCCTTGGTCTATCAGGTAGTCTGTTTCTATAAATTAGGATCCAGAGCTAACCAGGCTGAAATCACAAGTTTGACCTCTGACTGCTCACTTGCTTCCCTCTGCTCCACCAATATGCTAGCGCACCGGTCCTAGAAGTCCTGCTCATGACCGGCTGCCATCTGTTGAAAAGAACCAAGAAAAGTGTAAATCCATCCTTTCGGGAAAAAACCAACTAGCAACAAGTATGCTCCTTGTGATGACTTGCGATGCCAAGAAtaccctcctctttcttctccagctGGTTAAATCCATTCCTCAACTCCTCACAAGCCCAGTTCTCTGTGACAGTTGCTCTATAGCACTTGTCACActcattgaattttttaaaattgtctttgtcCCTCTCTGAGTTGTGAGCtcctaatatttatttcttcctgtatGGGATACAAAAGGCGCTCAGTGAATGTTACTTTTATTCTTGGCATGGtagtaaatgttaaattaattttgttaaatgaaacaTATGACTCTTCCTTCAATCTCatgaaaattcatttcttctAAGAAACCACATGTTACTAATACACTCTGACGAACTATGAAGCAAGCTATGTATGAAAAGTTGCTCTCCTTTGGAGTTTATTTCTTGTGCTAAAAATCTAAAcaggattatttaaaaataatgtcagaAGGCAAAGAAGAAACTGGTGCGCAAAAGCAGCCTAGTGTATGCTGAATGTGAACAATATTTgccaaattaacttatttttctttttgttaagtcTACTGAACTGAGAATCATCCGTGGATCAATGCTGGATCAGTGACTCCAGCAGCATATCTGGATGCCACCCTTGATGTTCTTGTGGAAAATAGAGAGAAAGTGTGAATTAGTGATAACAAAGTGCTTAAACCATGGGTAGCTTAACCAACACAACaatcctgtttttttcctttttttcccaaattctataaaatttatttaaccttgtatatttttatatttagtagcttacataaatgcaaataaaaattttaattggtcAAAAATGGCAGTGAGGGTGAATAAGGGACAGACATCTTCAGTCTTCCTATTCACGGTCCGTCATATTTCCCTTTTGGAAACTCCTCCTCCACTGGCCTCCATGATACactctctcttcattttcttctgtccGCTTTATCTACTCAAGTTTACTCTCCTTTGATGGTTCCTCTTCCTTCAATCAGTGGCTTACATAGTATCTTTCCCTGGAAACTTTCCGGGGCTCTCTCCTCACTTTACACACGCTCTCCGGGGACCCAGCTCATGGCTCCATCTACTGCTCATGACCTCCAGACAGTGACTCTGAACCAAGATTGCTCTCCAGAACTtcacagagaggtgaggaagatattctttttataaattgtacAGAGGCCTTGGAGTATAAATGTGAATATAGGAACTTACTAATTTTCAACAAGGCATAAGTTgatagaaaaaagaacag
The sequence above is a segment of the Camelus ferus isolate YT-003-E chromosome 3, BCGSAC_Cfer_1.0, whole genome shotgun sequence genome. Coding sequences within it:
- the LOC106728817 gene encoding LOW QUALITY PROTEIN: olfactory receptor 2Y1 (The sequence of the model RefSeq protein was modified relative to this genomic sequence to represent the inferred CDS: inserted 2 bases in 2 codons; deleted 1 base in 1 codon; substituted 1 base at 1 genomic stop codon) encodes the protein MGSFSTSFGESFILMGFSDWPQLETIXFDFISIFYSLTLFGNTTTISLSLLEPQLHMPVYFFLCHLSFLDLCYTTSTVPQLLVNLHGPDRTITYRGCVAQLSICLALGAPECVLLVVMALDRWAAVCHPLHYAAIMHPLLCKTLAIYXLGSFMNPLIQTGLVTVMPLCGLQLLNHFFCELPVLLKLACGDTKGAEAKMFVARAIVLVVPAARTLGSYVYIVQALLRVXSMPGRRKAFRTCGSHLLVVSLFYGSAIHTYLQPMHSYSESEGKFVALFYTIITPMFNPLIYTLRNKDVKRALRKVLRRGRYSG